From Longimicrobiaceae bacterium:
GCTGATCGGCAAGAGCGTGGACGACAACATGGCCAGCGACGCCAAGACGGTCCACACCGCGCTCACCGAGCACTTCGTGGACTGGAACCGGTTCCCCTCGACGATCGCGCCGACCACGGGCGGCACGGCGAGCGCGACGAACATGCTCTTCGACGCGAGCGACGGGAACGTGATCGCGGTGGGCACCGGGTCGACGTCCACGCAGATCACGATCAACGTGACGAACCCCA
This genomic window contains:
- a CDS encoding prepilin-type N-terminal cleavage/methylation domain-containing protein, producing the protein MSSKAGESVLRPLRSEQGFTMIELMVVVVVIAILAAAVGFTSTKLIGKSVDDNMASDAKTVHTALTEHFVDWNRFPSTIAPTTGGTASATNMLFDASDGNVIAVGTGSTSTQITINVTNPKHAGYTCSITVRPSGTAKPVCA